The genomic window aaaaggccacttggcccattgagtgtgcATCAACCCTGTCGCtataatccatctagcctgctcgTCCCTAGATAACatggggcaatttggcatgggcaATCAgactaacctgcacatttctgaagcctttccctgtttggAAAATAACCTATGCCTCCATTCTTCTCACCAAAGTACattatctcacactttcccatattatattccattgccacttctttgccagcTCTCCCAGccgaagtccttctgcagcctccctgcttcctcaacgtgatccactcctctatccatccttgtGGTGTCTCCAAATTTGAATAAGACTAAAACAAGTCAAAAACACGATGCCCTTGACACACCTTTGGTCTAAGATACGGAATGAACTAATGGGGTCGGCCAAATTTTATCCATCTATGCCTGCAATGCTAAAAGGTAGTAATCCATACAAATTACAAAGATCATTTGTTTTCAAGACGGTGTGTCAATAATCTCACACCGGAACAAGTTGCCAAAGGTAATAGTCACAGCTCCATCGATTGAACTCTTCAAGACCCATATGAAGATCATCTCCGTTTATAAGATTTTAAGTATCGTAACTACCAGATAAGTGGATTACGTCTGGTTCGATCCACCCTAACTAGTCATAAGTGTTGGCAGAATACGGATGTAATGCTGACACAACCTAAACAACTGGATTTGTTTTGAGTGTTGACCTTTTTTCCCAACACGATTTTGATGTGgacatttattttctatttacGGGACCTACAAAACTATTGTATGCGTTCATCATTTCTGTATTGTGTTCCTGTTTATTGTGGTTGATATCCTTCCTTTGGGAAGAGGGAATACTTCGGTCTTGTACGATAACTGTGCAGAACAATAAAACTGGTTAGTCAATCTCAAACCCTGTCAGCGAGATGAGATTTCAGaactagtaggaactgcagatgctgcagaatctcagataacaagatgtagagctagacgaacacagcaggccaagcagcatcagaggagcagaaaagctgacgtttcgggcccagacccttcttcagaagagccACCGCTCCTAACGAGGGTCTAGGgcctaagcccaaaacatcagctttcctgcgtCTGATgatgctgtgttcacctagctctaGCTTGTTATCACAGATTTCAGAGCGTTCAGCGATTCCTTGCTCAAAATGAATTAGAAAAGGCAGTATTCATGGACAGGAAACCAAGGTTAACGTTTCAGAGGGTCGATCTTTCACTTTCCACAGAGGCTACCCGACCTGCCAAGTATTTCCAGCATCGTCTATTTCAAATTTGCCCAGGGATTGCACATTTTGGCCTGGTCACGGTGAGTAACTCTGTCAAAACAGTCCACAGCTCTTGCTGGGTAAATTGCAGTAAACAGGAGCTTGGCGGTGTGGGGATGACGTCATCCGCCGGCGCCGCTACATGACCGGCCAATGAGCTTCGGGCAGGGCGGTTGACGGACAGTCGAGCTGTCCATTGGATCTGTCCCTGGTGTCCAACGCCCGCGCTCGGGTAGGTGCGGGAAGCGCGCCAATCGGGgcgggggaaaggggcggggtcTGGGTGACGGTTGGCAGATGTTGGGGGGAGTGGGGCCGCCGTCGGCAGCGGCCGGGAGAGAGGGGCAAGGCATCATGTTGGTGTCGGTTCAAATCGGGAGGCGGAGAGGAGAGCGGAGGCCGAGCACCATCGGCTGAGAGCGAAGGAGGGCCTGTCACCTCATACTCATAACCCACCCGCCCCTTACAGAAAACGGATATCCTCCAGTTGGCCTGCTGCACTGCTTTTTAACGGGAGTCTTCAGCCGCGGTCTAAATTGTTGCGCCTGTGCCGGCTGATAATGGTCCCGTGTGGGATCACAGTGTGCCCGATAATCGGCTGCTGAGAGTGCAGCCAATTTATATAAGAGTAACCAGGAGCCCATAGCTCTGCCCCTTTACCTCCCAGCCTTTCTGTATATTATAGTTCATTATTGTTAGCAGCAGCTCCGGTACTTTGATCGGTATCAGTTACAGGGCGGGGGTTGCCGCTTCGCCGACGGTCACCATGAGGTTCCGTATTTACAAGAGGAAAGTGCTGCTCTTGGCTCTCCTCATGCTGCTCGCTGCCTTCGTCTTGTGGACTGGCGGAAAGCAGAGGAAAAACGAAGCTTTTCCGAGGGAAGACCAAACTTCACGGAGCAGCGGGAGAGCGGGCACCGGGAACCCGACCAGGAAAGTTTCCAACGAGTCTCAGGCGAGCAAGGTCGAAAAGCCTGAGGTCGACAACCTGACTCTGGTGTACCGCGGCATCGTTTTCCAGCTGAACTTTGACCAGACAGTCAGAAACCAGGAAACCATTAAGACCCGATCCCCAAACGATTTGGTGGTCGTTGTCCAAGTGCACAACAGACCGGAATACTTGCAGATCCTCGTCAATTCTCTCAGAAAAGCCAAAGGAATAGAGAACGTTCTGCTGATCTTCAGCCACGATTTTTGGTCTCCGCAAATCAACCAGATTGTAGCTAGCGTCGATTTTTGCCAAGTGTTGCAAATATTTTTTCCATTCAGTATCCAGCTGTATCCCAATGAATTCCCTGGACATGATCCCAGAGACTGCCCTCGTGACATAAGCAAAGAGAATGCTTTCAAGCTGGGTTGTATCAATGCTGAATATCCAGATTCATTTGGCCATTATCGAGAATCCAAATTTTGTCAGACTAAACATCACTGGTGGTGGAA from Stegostoma tigrinum isolate sSteTig4 chromosome 10, sSteTig4.hap1, whole genome shotgun sequence includes these protein-coding regions:
- the mgat2 gene encoding alpha-1,6-mannosyl-glycoprotein 2-beta-N-acetylglucosaminyltransferase, translated to MRFRIYKRKVLLLALLMLLAAFVLWTGGKQRKNEAFPREDQTSRSSGRAGTGNPTRKVSNESQASKVEKPEVDNLTLVYRGIVFQLNFDQTVRNQETIKTRSPNDLVVVVQVHNRPEYLQILVNSLRKAKGIENVLLIFSHDFWSPQINQIVASVDFCQVLQIFFPFSIQLYPNEFPGHDPRDCPRDISKENAFKLGCINAEYPDSFGHYRESKFCQTKHHWWWKLHFVWERVKILEDHKGLVLFIEEDHYLSPDFYHVLKNMWRLKTESCPDCDILTLGTYTRVSDFTDKTSKVEVKTWRSTEHNMGMAMTRETYQKLIQCTDTFCAYDDYNWDWTLQYLMVSCMPRYWKVMVCEAPRIFHAGDCGMHHKKTCMPSVEVSKIDKIISSNIQHLFPETMVISEIYPLAAISPHVKNGGWGDIRDHELCASYRRLQ